One segment of Microbacterium arborescens DNA contains the following:
- a CDS encoding DUF2264 domain-containing protein, whose translation MTSEHPNPPHGATARDAWLARADVLLDAALRHATPGAGRIHFPGAEGGYGHAVDGLEGFARTFLLAGFRIAGARGEGVDELIAHYSRGIVSGVDPDAPDRWVRMAEHAQAKVEAASIALVLDLTRPWIWDRLDALTRQRVVDYLAPVVGDDTYPQTNWVWFRIVVQTFLRSVGGPWSPDDIAADLARHDSFVREGGWLSDGAERSYDHYVGWALHVYPILWARMAGAADLAEGRTDADVARLDAFLHDALALVGGDGSPLIQGRSLIYRFAAAAPFWAGVIADVPSHTPGRLRHAADRIVTHFAEHGAPDADGILTMGWHGPWRGLAQSYSGPGSPYWAVKGFLGLLLPADHPVWTAPAEPLPTDEGDVLRAIASPGWIVAGTAGDGIVRVVNHGTDHAFPDARTTDSPLYARLGYSTATSPIVDDRGWLEPLEQSVALVDSDGRATHRTAMTLRDVRVQDDADGRVGIAASRWDAHLVDPAPAVHRHGSGLAGEATSVGTITTTSIVRGSSEVRIVVVDALAPGQDAASLRLRLGGWPLSGDEVVGGTDDTGAWVSSRDRSSGIRALFPAGVAGLVSRAHADPLGVRTLVPVSEHEVRVGEPVVALLDLAGGEHAAPHATVAIDGATVTVTWPDRARTVSRLTDPESPAPALRHHEVRRGTSHAIAKEQHA comes from the coding sequence GTGACGTCCGAGCACCCGAACCCGCCCCACGGCGCGACTGCGCGTGACGCCTGGCTCGCCCGCGCCGACGTTCTGCTCGACGCCGCGCTCCGCCACGCGACGCCCGGCGCGGGCCGCATCCACTTCCCGGGCGCCGAAGGCGGCTACGGTCACGCCGTCGACGGACTCGAGGGCTTCGCGCGCACGTTCCTGCTCGCCGGGTTCCGCATCGCGGGGGCGCGAGGCGAGGGAGTCGACGAACTCATCGCGCACTACTCGCGCGGCATCGTCTCGGGAGTCGATCCGGACGCGCCCGACCGGTGGGTCCGGATGGCGGAGCACGCGCAGGCCAAGGTCGAGGCAGCATCCATCGCCCTCGTCCTCGATCTGACCCGTCCCTGGATCTGGGACCGCCTCGACGCGCTCACCCGACAGCGCGTCGTCGACTACCTCGCTCCCGTCGTCGGCGACGACACCTACCCGCAGACCAACTGGGTCTGGTTCCGCATCGTCGTGCAGACCTTCCTGCGCTCGGTCGGCGGCCCCTGGTCGCCCGACGACATCGCCGCCGACCTCGCCCGTCACGACTCGTTCGTGCGCGAGGGCGGCTGGCTCTCCGACGGTGCCGAGCGTTCGTACGACCACTACGTGGGCTGGGCGCTGCACGTCTATCCGATCCTGTGGGCGCGGATGGCAGGGGCCGCCGACCTCGCCGAGGGCCGGACGGACGCCGACGTCGCCCGACTCGACGCGTTTCTCCACGACGCCCTCGCTCTCGTCGGCGGCGACGGCTCGCCCCTGATCCAGGGCCGCAGCCTCATCTACCGCTTCGCCGCCGCGGCGCCGTTCTGGGCCGGCGTCATCGCGGATGTGCCCTCGCACACCCCGGGCCGCCTCCGCCACGCTGCCGACCGCATCGTGACCCACTTCGCCGAACACGGCGCCCCCGACGCCGACGGCATCCTCACCATGGGATGGCACGGCCCCTGGCGGGGCCTCGCCCAGTCGTACTCGGGTCCCGGCTCGCCCTACTGGGCGGTCAAGGGCTTCCTCGGGCTGCTGCTCCCCGCCGACCACCCGGTGTGGACCGCTCCGGCCGAGCCGCTGCCGACCGACGAGGGCGACGTCCTGCGAGCGATCGCCTCGCCCGGCTGGATCGTCGCGGGCACCGCCGGCGACGGCATCGTCCGTGTCGTCAACCACGGCACCGACCACGCGTTCCCGGACGCCCGCACGACCGACTCGCCGCTCTACGCGCGCTTGGGCTACTCGACCGCCACCTCGCCGATCGTCGACGACCGGGGCTGGCTCGAGCCCCTCGAACAGTCGGTCGCCCTCGTCGACTCCGACGGACGCGCGACGCACCGCACGGCGATGACCCTGCGGGATGTGCGCGTGCAGGACGACGCGGACGGACGCGTCGGCATCGCGGCATCGCGCTGGGACGCGCACCTCGTCGACCCCGCGCCCGCGGTGCACCGTCACGGATCCGGGCTGGCCGGAGAGGCCACGTCCGTCGGCACCATCACGACCACCTCGATCGTCCGCGGGTCGTCGGAGGTGCGCATCGTCGTCGTCGACGCGCTCGCGCCGGGGCAGGATGCCGCGTCGCTGCGGCTCCGCCTGGGCGGCTGGCCGCTCTCGGGCGACGAGGTCGTCGGCGGCACCGACGACACCGGAGCCTGGGTGTCGTCGCGGGACCGCAGCAGCGGCATCCGAGCACTGTTCCCCGCGGGCGTCGCCGGGCTCGTGTCCCGTGCGCACGCCGATCCGCTCGGCGTCCGCACGCTCGTGCCCGTCAGCGAGCACGAGGTGCGCGTCGGCGAGCCCGTCGTCGCCCTGCTCGATCTCGCCGGCGGCGAGCACGCCGCGCCGCACGCGACCGTCGCCATCGACGGCGCCACGGTCACGGTCACCTGGCCCGACAGGGCCCGCACCGTGAGCCGACTCACCGACCCCGAATCGCCTGCCCCGGCGCTTCGGCACCACGAGGTCCGACGTGGGACCTCGCACGCAATCGCAAAGGAGCAGCACGCATGA
- a CDS encoding DUF624 domain-containing protein translates to MKRISHNTYATLFGVVYLGLMTNLLLLASCLPLVVLLVITDPALSWPMLAVVAPLCAPGIAAAFATFRAHGEGESQVVRVFVRSWKRSWRKALVLGAVVVAALVVVLVDVRFFAPLQAGVAVVPLLGVLTVVLLASGLVAFAALAEEPDASLRSIARAAVLLSVRRWWLSLVSLAVIALQAGLFAAMPAIAIGLTSAPALYLAWANARYILRPALGDPEPQAV, encoded by the coding sequence GTGAAGCGCATCTCGCACAACACGTACGCGACCCTCTTCGGCGTCGTCTACCTCGGACTCATGACGAATCTGCTGCTGCTCGCGTCGTGCCTGCCGCTCGTCGTGCTGCTGGTGATCACCGACCCCGCGCTGTCGTGGCCGATGCTGGCCGTCGTCGCGCCGCTGTGCGCGCCGGGGATCGCGGCGGCGTTCGCGACCTTCCGTGCTCACGGCGAGGGCGAGAGCCAGGTCGTCCGCGTATTCGTCCGCAGCTGGAAGCGTTCGTGGCGCAAGGCACTCGTGCTCGGCGCGGTCGTCGTGGCCGCCCTCGTCGTCGTGCTCGTGGACGTGCGCTTCTTCGCACCGCTGCAGGCGGGAGTAGCGGTCGTGCCCCTGCTGGGCGTGCTGACCGTGGTCCTGCTCGCCTCGGGTCTCGTCGCGTTCGCGGCGCTCGCCGAGGAGCCGGACGCCTCGCTGCGCTCGATCGCGCGGGCCGCGGTGCTCCTGAGCGTGCGCCGGTGGTGGCTGAGCCTGGTCTCGCTCGCCGTCATCGCGCTGCAAGCGGGCCTCTTCGCCGCGATGCCGGCCATCGCGATCGGTCTCACCTCGGCGCCGGCGCTCTACCTCGCCTGGGCCAACGCCCGCTACATCCTCCGTCCGGCGCTCGGCGATCCCGAGCCCCAGGCCGTCTGA
- a CDS encoding glycoside hydrolase family 88 protein — translation MTSLPGTDLGAPTGAHTAADTAADTAAIEAAIGAVVATLRRNIETFGLRYPDDTTRDDRYPIRPAANGFPAGANRGWTTSFWPGMMWIAWEITGDPFFREAGLAHAADFARRIREEDDLDTHDLGFLYSLASVAPYRLLGDEDARETALAAADHLMRRFLEPAGIIQAWGDLSDPAQRGRTIVDSLMNMPLLTWAGEQTGQERFADAVRRHTTQLRTHILRDDDTTFHTFYWDPETGAPLRGATEQGAFDDSCWARGQAWGIYGFAMNHRATGDPALLDASRRCAERFLSHLPSDRVPFWDMVYTDGADAPRDSSSAAIAVSGLFELAGVLGEGADADPDAASRYRAAAHEILASLIENYTPESPEAADAVLLHSVYDLPKSVGVDEGTLWGDYFYLEALVRAARPDWKPYW, via the coding sequence ATGACATCCCTCCCCGGCACCGACCTCGGCGCGCCCACGGGCGCCCACACTGCTGCCGACACCGCCGCCGACACTGCCGCGATCGAGGCGGCCATCGGGGCCGTCGTGGCCACGCTGCGCCGCAACATCGAGACGTTCGGGCTGCGCTACCCCGACGACACGACGCGCGACGACCGGTATCCGATCCGACCGGCGGCGAACGGGTTTCCCGCCGGGGCGAACCGCGGGTGGACGACCAGTTTCTGGCCGGGGATGATGTGGATCGCGTGGGAGATCACCGGCGACCCCTTCTTCCGGGAGGCGGGGCTCGCTCACGCCGCGGACTTCGCGCGACGGATCCGCGAAGAGGACGACCTCGACACGCACGACCTGGGGTTCCTGTACAGCCTCGCCTCGGTCGCGCCCTACCGGCTGCTCGGCGACGAGGACGCGCGCGAGACGGCCCTGGCGGCGGCCGATCACCTCATGCGCCGGTTCCTCGAGCCCGCGGGCATCATCCAGGCGTGGGGAGACCTCTCCGATCCCGCGCAGCGCGGACGCACGATCGTCGACAGCCTCATGAACATGCCGCTGCTCACCTGGGCGGGGGAGCAGACCGGGCAGGAGCGCTTCGCCGATGCCGTGCGTCGCCACACGACGCAGCTGCGCACCCACATCCTGCGCGACGACGACACGACCTTCCACACGTTCTACTGGGACCCCGAGACCGGCGCGCCCCTGCGCGGTGCGACCGAGCAGGGGGCGTTCGACGACTCGTGCTGGGCACGTGGGCAGGCGTGGGGCATCTACGGCTTCGCGATGAACCACCGCGCGACCGGCGATCCCGCCCTGCTCGACGCGTCGCGGCGCTGCGCCGAACGCTTCCTGTCGCACCTCCCGAGCGATCGGGTGCCGTTCTGGGACATGGTCTACACCGACGGCGCCGACGCGCCGCGCGACAGCTCGTCGGCCGCGATCGCGGTGTCGGGGCTGTTCGAGCTCGCCGGCGTGCTCGGCGAGGGGGCGGATGCCGATCCCGACGCCGCTTCCCGCTACCGGGCCGCGGCCCACGAGATCCTCGCGTCGCTCATCGAGAACTACACGCCCGAGAGTCCCGAAGCCGCCGATGCGGTGCTCCTGCACAGCGTCTACGACCTGCCGAAGTCGGTCGGCGTCGACGAGGGCACGCTGTGGGGCGACTACTTCTACCTCGAAGCTCTGGTGCGCGCCGCACGCCCCGACTGGAAGCCGTACTGGTGA
- a CDS encoding carbohydrate ABC transporter permease — translation MTTTAASPKARRPEPAQRRRRSKLTLRNTLLGWSFILPNFVGFALLTLVPVITLFYMSLTNWNIFGTANWVGLDNFERLLGDGSFRISFVNTLYYAALHIPLTIVASLGLALLLNNKLRGVAFFRTAAFFPYITSIVAIAVVWNLLFSPEYGPINEILRAVGIANPPGWLTSSEWAMPAVVIVSTWRDMGYYMILFLAGLQTVPRELYEAARMDGANAWERFVNVTLPCLRPTMFFVTVMLTINSFKIFDLILVMTEGGPGQSTLVISQFIYRKGFEENQFGYASAAAVALFFLCILVTILQFIWNKRRNV, via the coding sequence ATGACCACCACCGCCGCCTCCCCGAAGGCGCGCCGCCCCGAGCCGGCGCAGCGCCGCAGGAGATCGAAGCTGACCCTGCGCAACACGCTGCTGGGGTGGAGCTTCATCCTGCCGAACTTCGTCGGTTTCGCCCTGCTGACCCTCGTGCCGGTCATCACCCTCTTCTACATGTCGCTGACGAACTGGAACATCTTCGGCACGGCGAACTGGGTGGGGCTCGACAACTTCGAGCGACTGCTCGGTGACGGCAGCTTCCGCATCTCGTTCGTCAACACCCTCTACTACGCGGCGCTGCACATCCCGTTGACGATCGTCGCGTCGCTCGGTCTCGCGCTGCTGTTGAACAACAAGCTGCGCGGCGTCGCGTTCTTCCGCACGGCCGCGTTCTTCCCCTACATCACCTCGATCGTCGCGATCGCGGTCGTGTGGAACCTGCTCTTCAGCCCCGAGTACGGCCCGATCAACGAGATCCTCCGCGCCGTCGGCATCGCCAACCCGCCCGGCTGGCTCACCTCGTCGGAGTGGGCGATGCCCGCCGTCGTCATCGTCAGCACCTGGCGCGACATGGGCTACTACATGATCCTGTTCCTCGCAGGGCTGCAGACCGTGCCCCGCGAGCTCTACGAGGCCGCCCGCATGGACGGCGCGAACGCGTGGGAGCGCTTCGTGAACGTCACCCTGCCGTGCCTGCGACCCACGATGTTCTTCGTCACCGTGATGCTCACGATCAACTCGTTCAAGATCTTCGACCTGATCCTCGTCATGACCGAGGGTGGGCCGGGTCAGTCGACGCTCGTGATCTCGCAGTTCATCTACCGCAAAGGATTTGAGGAGAACCAGTTCGGCTACGCCTCCGCGGCCGCCGTGGCGCTCTTCTTCCTCTGCATCCTCGTGACCATCCTCCAGTTCATCTGGAACAAGCGGAGGAACGTCTGA
- a CDS encoding ABC transporter substrate-binding protein, producing the protein MKRKFAAAAGMAVVATLSLAACGGGSEPAQTADGPVTLTLSGWSLDTTPEFQVLADAFHEKNPDVTVELKQYDAAEYNTLVTADLAAGVGPDIITQKEVKFVTTFQEGGQLMDVSDVELPDGVGGASSYEVDGTAYGVPYRQDRWVLFYNKALFDAAGQEYPDGSWTWGDYDAAAEAINTAGVAKGAYQHRWQSTVQGFASAQEDTDVLSGDYGYFADYYDRVLALQDAGAQVDFNTSTANQLTYQGEFGTQKAAMLPMGTWYVATLISQQASGEANDFEWGIAPIPQLDASTTGMDNTPVTFGDPTGFSINANIDGAKVQAAKDFLAYAASLEAAEELAKIGITPAASNDAVTEAYFAVEGAPTDELSKFAWSTGDVHPENPTSNKTAAIQNILNDMHSAILSGSTPVEQAITEAEDRVANEVGLD; encoded by the coding sequence ATGAAGCGCAAGTTCGCAGCCGCGGCGGGAATGGCGGTCGTCGCCACCCTGTCGCTCGCCGCCTGCGGCGGGGGATCCGAGCCCGCCCAGACCGCCGACGGCCCCGTCACCCTGACCCTCTCGGGATGGAGCCTCGACACCACGCCCGAGTTCCAGGTGCTCGCCGACGCCTTCCACGAGAAGAACCCCGACGTCACGGTCGAGCTCAAGCAGTACGACGCGGCCGAGTACAACACGCTGGTCACCGCCGACCTCGCGGCCGGTGTCGGACCCGACATCATCACCCAGAAAGAGGTGAAGTTCGTCACGACGTTCCAGGAGGGCGGCCAGCTCATGGACGTCTCCGACGTCGAGCTGCCCGACGGCGTCGGCGGCGCCTCGTCGTACGAGGTCGACGGAACCGCCTACGGCGTGCCCTACCGTCAGGACCGCTGGGTGCTGTTCTACAACAAGGCGCTCTTCGACGCGGCGGGCCAGGAGTACCCCGACGGCTCGTGGACCTGGGGGGACTACGACGCCGCCGCCGAGGCGATCAACACCGCGGGCGTCGCGAAGGGCGCCTACCAGCACCGCTGGCAGTCGACCGTGCAGGGCTTCGCCTCGGCGCAGGAAGACACCGACGTGCTCTCGGGCGACTACGGCTACTTCGCCGACTACTACGACCGGGTGCTCGCGCTCCAGGACGCCGGCGCTCAGGTCGACTTCAACACCTCGACGGCCAACCAGCTCACCTACCAGGGCGAGTTCGGCACGCAGAAGGCCGCGATGCTGCCGATGGGCACGTGGTACGTCGCGACCCTGATCTCGCAGCAGGCCTCGGGCGAGGCGAACGACTTCGAGTGGGGCATCGCCCCGATCCCGCAGCTCGACGCGTCGACGACGGGCATGGACAACACGCCGGTGACGTTCGGCGATCCGACCGGCTTCTCGATCAACGCCAACATCGACGGCGCCAAGGTGCAGGCGGCGAAGGACTTCCTCGCTTACGCCGCGAGCCTGGAAGCCGCCGAGGAGCTGGCGAAGATCGGCATCACGCCGGCCGCGTCGAACGACGCCGTCACCGAGGCGTACTTCGCCGTCGAGGGTGCGCCGACCGACGAGCTGTCGAAGTTCGCCTGGTCGACCGGTGACGTCCACCCCGAGAACCCGACGTCGAACAAGACGGCGGCGATCCAGAACATCCTCAACGACATGCACAGCGCGATCCTGTCGGGCTCGACCCCGGTCGAGCAGGCCATCACCGAGGCCGAGGACCGTGTCGCCAACGAGGTCGGTCTCGACTGA
- a CDS encoding carbohydrate ABC transporter permease codes for MTNLLVPQDDRRALRKIAADGLPDGHRPDTVSPLRRVGRIAGYIALIIAAAALLLPFFWMIMSSLKTANEVFSVPIQWIPEVFVWQNYVDIWNQSGMLTWIRNTLVLAVVVTFLQVLTGSFAAYGFARIRFPGRDVLFLAYIGTIAVPWQSYMIPQFILLSNVKVSNTLWAIILIQAFGAFGVFLMKQFYETIPEELSEAARLDGLSEYGIWRRIMLPLSVPALASLTLLTFVNTWNDYLGPLIYLRNPDLWTIQLGLKSFVSNLYDTNYALLFAGLVISVVPIAIIFLVGQKYFVEGIATSGMKG; via the coding sequence ATGACGAATCTTCTCGTACCCCAAGACGACCGCCGGGCGCTGCGCAAGATCGCAGCCGACGGGTTGCCCGACGGCCATCGACCCGACACCGTGTCGCCGCTGCGCCGCGTGGGCCGCATCGCCGGCTACATCGCGCTCATCATCGCCGCCGCAGCGCTGCTGCTGCCGTTCTTCTGGATGATCATGAGCTCGCTCAAGACGGCGAACGAGGTCTTCTCGGTGCCGATCCAGTGGATCCCCGAGGTGTTCGTCTGGCAGAACTACGTCGACATCTGGAACCAGTCGGGGATGCTGACCTGGATCCGCAACACGCTCGTGCTCGCGGTCGTCGTCACCTTCCTGCAGGTGCTGACGGGCTCGTTCGCGGCGTACGGCTTCGCCCGCATCCGCTTCCCCGGACGCGACGTGCTCTTCCTCGCCTACATCGGCACCATCGCCGTGCCGTGGCAGTCGTACATGATCCCGCAGTTCATCCTGCTCTCGAACGTCAAGGTCTCGAACACGCTGTGGGCCATCATCCTCATCCAGGCGTTCGGCGCCTTCGGGGTGTTCCTGATGAAGCAGTTCTACGAGACGATCCCCGAAGAGCTCTCGGAGGCCGCGCGTCTGGACGGCCTGAGCGAGTACGGCATCTGGCGCCGCATCATGCTGCCCCTGTCGGTGCCCGCCCTCGCCAGCCTCACGCTCCTGACGTTCGTGAACACCTGGAACGACTACCTCGGACCGCTCATCTACCTGCGCAACCCCGACCTGTGGACCATTCAGCTCGGGCTGAAGAGCTTCGTCAGCAACCTCTACGACACCAACTACGCCCTGCTGTTCGCCGGACTCGTCATCTCGGTGGTGCCCATCGCGATCATCTTCCTCGTCGGGCAGAAGTACTTCGTCGAAGGCATCGCGACGAGCGGGATGAAGGGCTGA
- a CDS encoding fumarylacetoacetate hydrolase family protein has product MRLVRYRPARAAEAGDDGIRSGVVVTVAGVDRVVDLGAAPLPELILAGRPALDAAVARAGATDPELSSVRLEAPVRPGKILCLGYNYRGHVPDGVDPTADDPAFPDVFVKTPNTLGGPADPVVVPAVADDVDYEGEIAVVIGQQAKDVDEATALAHVAGYTILNDVSDRSWQRRQSQWAMGKCFDGFAPLGPWLVTPDEAGDPQDMLVEVVRDGVVTVSQSTATTIFSVARVVSYLSSVMTLEPGDVISTGTPQKLPDAQAAHRPLRGGDAVTVRIERLGELTTTFIGGPA; this is encoded by the coding sequence GTGAGGCTCGTCCGCTACCGCCCTGCCCGTGCCGCCGAGGCCGGCGACGACGGCATCCGCTCGGGCGTCGTCGTCACGGTGGCCGGCGTCGACCGCGTCGTCGACCTGGGCGCGGCTCCGTTGCCCGAGCTGATCCTCGCCGGTCGACCGGCCCTCGACGCGGCCGTCGCTCGCGCCGGCGCCACCGACCCCGAGCTGTCGTCGGTTCGGCTCGAGGCGCCCGTGCGACCGGGCAAGATCCTGTGCCTCGGCTACAACTACCGCGGGCATGTGCCCGACGGCGTCGACCCGACCGCCGACGACCCCGCGTTCCCCGATGTCTTCGTGAAGACCCCCAACACCCTCGGCGGACCGGCCGACCCCGTCGTGGTGCCCGCGGTCGCGGACGACGTCGACTACGAGGGCGAGATCGCCGTCGTCATCGGGCAGCAGGCCAAGGACGTCGATGAGGCGACGGCGCTCGCGCATGTCGCCGGCTACACGATCCTCAACGACGTGTCCGATCGCTCGTGGCAGCGGCGGCAGAGCCAGTGGGCGATGGGCAAGTGCTTCGACGGTTTCGCGCCGCTCGGGCCCTGGCTCGTCACGCCCGACGAAGCGGGCGACCCGCAGGACATGCTCGTCGAGGTCGTCCGCGACGGTGTCGTGACCGTCTCGCAGTCCACCGCCACCACGATCTTCTCGGTCGCGCGCGTCGTGTCGTATCTCAGCAGCGTCATGACCCTCGAACCCGGCGATGTCATCTCGACCGGCACCCCGCAGAAGCTGCCCGACGCGCAGGCCGCGCATCGGCCGCTGCGCGGCGGCGACGCCGTCACCGTGCGCATCGAGCGTCTCGGCGAACTGACCACCACCTTCATCGGAGGCCCCGCATGA
- the kduD gene encoding 2-dehydro-3-deoxy-D-gluconate 5-dehydrogenase KduD: MILDSFRLDGRVALVTGSTRGLGQGAAVALAEAGADVALLDRGDAAETAEAITALGRRAHRIRLDLGTATPEQLADAVAETVAELGGIDILVNNAGIIRRAPAADHPAADWDDVLAVNLDAVFHLSQAAGRRMIAQGSGRIINVASMLSFQGGILVPGYAASKHAVAGLTKALANEWAASGVTVNAVAPGYMATDNTAPIRADADREASILARIPAGRWGTPGDLQGAFVFLASDAAAYVTGAIVPVDGGWLVR; the protein is encoded by the coding sequence ATGATCCTCGATTCCTTCCGCCTGGACGGGCGCGTCGCGCTCGTCACCGGTTCGACCCGCGGCCTCGGCCAGGGGGCCGCCGTCGCGCTCGCCGAGGCCGGCGCGGATGTCGCGCTGCTCGACCGCGGCGACGCGGCCGAGACGGCGGAGGCGATCACCGCCCTCGGTCGCCGCGCGCACCGCATCCGCCTCGATCTCGGCACCGCGACGCCGGAGCAGCTCGCCGACGCGGTCGCCGAGACGGTCGCCGAGCTCGGCGGCATCGACATCCTCGTCAACAACGCCGGGATCATCCGTCGTGCCCCGGCCGCCGACCACCCGGCCGCCGACTGGGACGACGTGCTCGCGGTCAACCTCGACGCCGTGTTCCATCTGTCGCAGGCGGCCGGGCGCCGCATGATCGCGCAGGGCTCGGGGCGCATCATCAACGTCGCCTCGATGCTGTCGTTCCAGGGCGGCATCCTCGTGCCCGGCTATGCCGCCTCGAAGCATGCGGTCGCCGGTCTCACCAAAGCGCTCGCGAACGAGTGGGCCGCGTCGGGGGTGACCGTCAACGCGGTCGCGCCCGGCTACATGGCTACCGACAACACCGCGCCGATCCGCGCCGACGCCGACCGCGAGGCGTCGATCCTCGCCCGCATCCCCGCCGGCCGGTGGGGAACGCCCGGCGACCTGCAGGGCGCCTTCGTCTTCCTCGCCTCGGATGCCGCCGCCTACGTCACCGGGGCGATCGTGCCCGTCGACGGCGGCTGGCTCGTCCGCTGA
- the kduI gene encoding 5-dehydro-4-deoxy-D-glucuronate isomerase, translating to MQQRYATNPAQIPGMTTADLREQYLVPEVFVPGEITVVYTHHDRIVLGGAVPAGRELALPGYPEIRSDYFLEHRELGIINVGGTGTVTADGEVHTLVTGACLYLGRGIRDIVFADADAADGQRGAQFYLFSAPAHTAYPAALVSPGEGTVRELGDQATSNRRTLNQYIHENGVKSCQIVMGVTTLHEGSMWNTMPAHTHDRRTECYLYFDLPDDARVIHLLGEREETRHLVVADRQAIISPSWSLHSGVGTAAYSFIWAMAGENQAFDDMDAAPVTTLK from the coding sequence ATGCAGCAGCGTTACGCGACCAACCCCGCGCAGATCCCCGGCATGACCACCGCCGATCTGCGCGAGCAGTATCTCGTGCCCGAGGTGTTCGTGCCGGGTGAGATCACCGTCGTCTACACCCACCACGATCGCATCGTGCTCGGCGGTGCGGTCCCGGCCGGGCGCGAGCTGGCGCTTCCCGGCTACCCCGAGATCCGCAGCGACTACTTCCTGGAGCACCGCGAGCTCGGCATCATCAACGTCGGCGGCACCGGCACGGTCACCGCCGACGGCGAGGTCCACACGCTCGTGACGGGCGCGTGCCTGTACCTCGGTCGCGGCATCCGCGACATCGTGTTCGCCGACGCGGACGCGGCCGATGGCCAGCGGGGTGCGCAGTTCTACCTGTTCTCGGCACCGGCGCACACGGCCTACCCGGCGGCTCTGGTCTCGCCCGGCGAGGGCACCGTGCGCGAGCTCGGCGACCAGGCCACCAGCAACCGCCGCACGCTCAACCAGTACATCCACGAGAACGGCGTGAAGAGCTGCCAGATCGTGATGGGTGTCACGACCCTGCACGAGGGGTCGATGTGGAACACGATGCCCGCCCATACCCACGACCGCCGCACCGAGTGCTACCTGTACTTCGACCTGCCTGACGACGCCCGCGTCATCCATCTGTTGGGTGAGCGCGAGGAGACGCGGCACCTCGTCGTCGCCGACCGTCAGGCGATCATCTCGCCGAGCTGGTCGCTGCACTCGGGTGTGGGCACAGCGGCCTACTCGTTCATCTGGGCGATGGCAGGCGAGAACCAGGCGTTCGACGACATGGACGCCGCACCCGTCACGACCCTGAAGTGA
- a CDS encoding sugar kinase, with the protein MSGPVGGVLLTAGETMAMVAPAAAERLERAEVFRIDAGGAESNVAAHAAAAGQPAAWFSRVGDDALGRRVVSRVARRGVDVSRVVVDAEHPTGLYLKDPGHGVAYYRAGSAAAHLSEADADAISWNGVAMLHVSGITAALGGMAPAFVRRLVDRAREAGVPVSVDVNHRAPLWSETAASGPLLDLARRADVVFVGRDEAETLWATADADAVRALLPDVPQLVVKDGAVGAMLFAGDDVVFEPALVVDVVEPVGAGDAFAGGYLAALLAGAAPHDRLRSGHERAALTMATTGDFPDPAPAPDQNEPPRERTPS; encoded by the coding sequence GTGAGCGGTCCGGTGGGCGGTGTGCTGTTGACGGCGGGCGAGACGATGGCGATGGTCGCGCCCGCCGCTGCCGAGCGGCTCGAGCGCGCCGAGGTGTTCCGCATCGACGCCGGGGGAGCGGAGTCGAACGTGGCCGCGCACGCGGCCGCCGCCGGTCAGCCCGCCGCGTGGTTCTCGCGCGTCGGCGACGACGCCCTCGGCCGGCGCGTCGTGTCGCGGGTGGCGCGGCGCGGCGTCGACGTCTCGCGCGTGGTCGTCGACGCCGAGCACCCGACCGGGCTCTACCTGAAGGACCCCGGCCACGGCGTCGCGTACTACCGCGCGGGCTCGGCCGCCGCCCACCTCTCCGAGGCCGACGCCGACGCCATCTCGTGGAACGGTGTGGCGATGCTGCACGTCTCGGGAATCACGGCCGCGCTCGGCGGCATGGCGCCGGCGTTCGTACGACGACTCGTCGACCGCGCGCGAGAGGCGGGGGTGCCTGTCAGCGTCGACGTCAATCACCGCGCGCCCCTGTGGAGCGAGACCGCGGCATCCGGCCCGCTGCTCGACCTGGCACGACGTGCAGACGTCGTCTTCGTCGGACGCGACGAGGCCGAGACGCTCTGGGCCACGGCGGATGCTGACGCCGTCCGGGCGCTGCTGCCCGACGTCCCGCAGCTCGTCGTCAAGGACGGCGCCGTCGGGGCCATGCTCTTCGCCGGCGATGACGTCGTGTTCGAGCCGGCTCTCGTCGTCGACGTCGTCGAGCCCGTCGGGGCCGGCGATGCGTTCGCGGGCGGCTACCTCGCGGCGCTGCTCGCCGGCGCCGCGCCGCACGACCGACTGCGGTCGGGGCACGAGCGTGCGGCACTCACGATGGCCACGACGGGCGACTTCCCCGACCCCGCCCCGGCGCCCGACCAGAACGAACCACCCCGCGAGAGGACTCCCTCATGA